A stretch of Brassica napus cultivar Da-Ae chromosome C6, Da-Ae, whole genome shotgun sequence DNA encodes these proteins:
- the LOC125588347 gene encoding uncharacterized protein LOC125588347, translating into MGGSPPCGDSVRAVKDYKRQATTSQKWPSPVENDHQITFSALDTKGVHIGECLVVKVLIDTDSSVDLIFRDTLDKMGIDLRDMKPSSRTLTGFNGASEQMIGTIRLPVYAGGITRTIKFSVIRAKAPYNAILGTPWLHSMKAVPSTYHQCIKFPGKDGKTQTIRGDQQAARELLIATVKMQQQASLVNSVSKPLNKIYPQKEEVREVAIDESDPTKIIRVGVYLSDDVCSRIISFIKDNASTFAWKTSDMKGIDPAVTSHELHIDPTFKPIRQKRRKLGPERSKAINEEVDRLLDAGFITEVRYPKWLANPVVVKKKNGKWRICVDFTDINKACPKDSYPLPHIDRLVESTAGIEANPKQISAILDLPSPKNSREVQRLTGRIAALNRFI; encoded by the exons ATGGGCGGATCACCACCTTGCGGTGACTCGGTTCGAGCCGTCAAAGATTACAAACGTCAAGCAACCACCTCTCAGAAGTGGCCTTCTCCAGTCGAAAATGATCACCAGATCACTTTTTCGGCACTAGACACCAAGGGCGTCCACATCGGCGAATGTCTGGTCGTAAAAGTCCTTATTGATACCGACAGCTCAGTCGATCTCATCTTTCGCGACACACTCGACAAAATGGGAATTGATTTAAGGGATATGAAGCCTTCCTCTCGCACGCTCACCGGCTTCAACGGAGCCTCAGAGCAAATGATCGGGACAATCCGCCTTCCAGTTTACGCAGGTGGTATAACCCGCACCAtcaagttctccgtcatccGCGCCAAAGCACCCTATAATGCCATACTCGGAACACCATGGCTGCATTCCATGAAAGCCGTCCCTTCGACTTATCATCAATGCATCAAATTTCCCGGAAAAGACGGCAAAACTCAGACGATTCGGGGAGATCAACAAGCCGCGAGAGAACTACTGATCGCAACTGTAAAGATGCAGCAACAAGCTTCCCTTGTCAACTCCGTCAGTAAACCACTCAACAAGATATACCCTCAGAAGGAGGAAGTTCGCGAAGTCGCAATTGATGAATCCGACCCGACGAAAATCATCCGAGTTGGCGTCTACCTGTCCGACGACGTATGTTCaaggatcatctctttcatcaaagACAACGCCTCGACGTTCGCCTGGAAGACTTCCGACATGAAGGGTATCGACCCCGCAGTTACCTCTCATGAACTGCACATCGACCCGACGTTCAAACCCATCCGACAGAAGCGACGTAAACTCGGTCCAGAACGATCTAAAGCCATAAACGAAGAAGTCGACAGGCTCCTCGACGCGGGTTTCATAACCGAAGTCCGATACCCCAAATGGTTGGCTAACCCGGTtgtcgtcaaaaagaaaaacggcaaaTGGCGCATATGCGTCGACTTTACGGACATCAACAAGGCGTGCCCAAAGGACAGTTACCCACTCCCTCATATCGATCGTCTCGTCGAATCAACTGCTG GAATCGAGGCTAACCCCAAGCAGATCTCGGCGATCCTCGATCTTCCAAGCCCAAAGAACAGCCGCGAAGTACAGCGATTAACCGGACGCATAGCAGCTCTCAACAGGTTCATCTAG
- the LOC106360445 gene encoding probable arabinosyltransferase ARAD1: MVPKMTSMAVARPVCSHSCLFLSFSLVSLLFFFFFSNSLLSDPNLRISRGTVETGINVFVAELPRSLNYGLLDKYWSSPPDSRIPSDPDHPTRRPGKYPENPLIKQYSAEYWIMGDLETPPEKRIGSFAKRVFSESEADVVFVPFFATLSAEMELGNGKGSFRKRSGNEDYQRQRQVLDFLKNTQAWKRSGGRDHVFVLTDPVAMWHVRHEIALSILLVVDFGGWFRLDSKSFNPSTSFPERIEHTQVSVIKDVIVPYTHLLPRLHLSRNQRRHSLLYFKGAKHRHRGGLIREKLWDLLVDEHDIVMEEGFPNATGREQSIRGMRNSEFCLHPAGDTPTSCRLFDAIQSLCIPVIVSDNIELPFEGILDYSEFSVFVSVTDALTPKWLAYHLRSFSERDKESFRSRMAKVQSVFVYDNGRADGIGPIQPDGAVNHIWKKVQQKVPMVKEAVIRERRKPVGTSVPLRCQCI; the protein is encoded by the exons ATGGTTCCTAAGATGACGTCAATGGCGGTCGCTAGACCTGTCTGCTCACACTCTTGCTTATTCCTGTCCTTTTCCCTCGTCtcgcttctcttcttcttcttcttctcaaactCCTTACTATCCGACCCAAATCTAAGGATCTCGCGCGGTACCGTCGAAACCGGCATCAATGTCTTCGTAGCTGAGCTTCCGAGATCCCTAAACTACGGTCTCCTCGACAAGTACTGGTCCTCTCCTCCAGATTCACGCATACCCAGCGACCCTGATCACCCGACCCGGAGACCCGGTAAATACCCGGAGAACCCTCTGATCAAGCAGTACAGTGCAGAGTACTGGATCATGGGAGACCTCGAGACTCCACCCGAGAAACGAATCGGATCTTTCGCCAAAAGGGTTTTCAGTGAATCCGAAGCTGATGTAGTGTTCGTGCCCTTCTTCGCGACGCTAAGCGCGGAGATGGAGCTCGGGAATGGCAAAGGCTCCTTCAGGAAGAGATCTGGAAACGAAGATTATCAGAGGCAGAGACAAGTTCTTGACTTTTTGAAGAACACCCAAGCTTGGAAGCGATCCGGTGGACGTGATCACGTTTTCGTTCTAACCG ACCCTGTTGCAATGTGGCATGTCCGCCACGAGATTGCTCTCTCTATTCTACTTGTCGTGGATTTTGGAGGATGGTTCAGGCTAGATTCTAAGTCTTTCAACCCTAGTACTAGCTTCCCTGAGAGGATTGAGCATACCCAAGTCTCTGTCATTAAGGATGTGATTGTTCCATACACGCATCTTCTCCCTAGGCTTCATTTGTCTCGCAACCAGAGACGTCACAGTCTTCTTTATTTCAAAGGCGCTAAGCACAGACATCGT GGTGGGTTGATTAGAGAAAAGCTATGGGACTTGCTGGTGGATGAACACGACATCGTCATGGAAGAAGGTTTCCCTAATGCAACTGGAAGAGAACAGTCGATAAGAGGAATGAGAAACTCTGAGTTCTGCTTGCATCCGGCAGGTGACACTCCCACTTCATGCCGTCTCTTTGACGCCATTCAAAGCCTATGCATCCCTGTGATTGTCAGCGACAATATAGAGCTCCCCTTTGAAGGAATTCTAGATTACTCAGAATTCTCGGTCTTTGTCTCTGTAACTGATGCGTTAACACCTAAATGGTTGGCTTATCATCTCAGAAGCTTCTCCGAAAGAGACAAGGAATCATTTAGAAGTAGAATGGCAAAGGTGCAGTCAGTTTTTGTGTATGATAATGGTCGAGCAGATGGGATTGGACCGATCCAACCTGATGGTGCGGTCAATCACATATGGAAGAAGGTACAGCAGAAGGTGCCAATGGTGAAGGAAGCAGTCATTAGGGAGAGGAGAAAACCAGTTGGTACTTCTGTTCCTCTTCGCTGTCAATGTATCTGA